The genomic window TGCCGACGGGTGGCGCTCGACGGAGGTACGCGACGCCCTCGATCTGTGCCTGGCCTGCAAGGGCTGCCGCAGCGACTGCCCGGTGGCCGTCGACATGGCCACGTACAAGGCCGAGTTCCTGCACCACCACTACCGCCGGCGGCTGCGCCCGGCCGCCCACTGGTCGATGGGTTTCCTGCCCGTGTGGGCCCGGTTGGCCCGCCGCGCGCCCGGGGCGGCCAACCTGTTCTCGCGGGGTCCGACCGGGCGATTGCTGCGCCGGGTCGGCGGGCTCACCGAGCACCGGCCCCTGCCCCGGTTCGCCCCGCGGTCCACGCCCTTGCCCGCCGCGGCCGGCCCGGAGGCCGGACCGCGGGTGGCGCTCTGGGTCGACACGTTCACCGCCGCCTACGCCCCGCACGTCGCGGCCGCGGCCGTCGACGTGCTGGCCGCGGCCGGGTTGCGCGTCCTGGTGGTGCCGGGCACGCAATGCTGCGGGCTGACATGGATCCACACCGGGCAACTGACCGTGGCCCGCCGGGTGCTCGCCCGCACGTTGGACGTCCTCGGGCCGGCCGCAGTCTCCGGGACCCCGATCGTCGGGCTCGAGCCGAGTTGCCTGGCCGCGCTGCGCACCGACCTGCCCGGGCTGTTCGCTGACGACCCGCGCGCGGCCGCGGTGGCCGAGGTCGCGGTCTCGCTGTCGCAGGCCCTGGAACGCCTCGCGCCGGACTGGCGTCCACCGGGCCGGTTGTCCGGTCCGGTCGCGGTGCTCGTCCACTGCCACCAGCACGCGACTGCCGGCGCGGCCGCCGACCTAGGGCTGCTGGAGCGCTGCGGGGCGACAACCCGACTCCTGGACAGCGGGTGCTGCGGCGGCGCCGGCGCGTTCGGCTACGAGCGCGAGCACTACGAGACCTCGGTCGCGGTGGCCCGGGCCGGGCTGTTACCCGCGCTCCAGGCGCTGGAGGCGGCAGTTCCGGTCGTCGCGGACGGGTTCAGTTGTCGTGGCCAGACAGCACATCTGACGCAACGTCGGGTAGTTCACGTGGTTGAGTTGTTACATCCACTTCTCGCCTCGGACACGAACCGGTGGGAAACTGGGACCGTGAGTGAGGGCAAGGTCTGAGGATGCACGACGTCCGCGGCATGTTGCACCGGGTTCTCCCGGGCACCCGGCCGACGGTGCCTGACGTCGAGCCCGCCGCGACCGACGCGCTCTCCCCACTCGACCCCAACAGTCTGGCCGCGGCCGAGGAGGTCGCCCGCAAGCGTTTCGACGCCGTGCTCGGCCCGGGCGCAGTCGACTCGCTGCTCGCGGTCTGCCGACCGGGTGGGGCGCCGGTGCTCGGCACCCACCGGCTGGTCCGGGCCGGCCACCGGCTGGGCGAGCTGGACGCCGACGACTCCGCCCGCGTCGAGATGATCCTGACCGGCGCCAACCCGGCACTGGCCGCGTACCTGACCCTGCTGCTCGCCGCCGGCCGCGACCTCGGCACGATCTCGCGCCTGGCCGAGAGCGTGCAGGCCTACCGCCGCGACTTCCGTTGGCTGCACCACCACCTCGGCGTGCTCGGCGGCAACCTCGGGGCGGCCGAGTTCATCGACGACGACGGCGCCCGGCTACGGCTGCGGCAGCAGAGCCCCGGCCACGGCGGCGCGGCGGCGATGATTCTCATGCGGGTGCTGCTCGACCCGGCGTTCGCATTGTGGCTGACCACCGGAATCCGGCTGGAGGACGACCGCGGCGAGGACGGCTTGCCGTTCGAGCAGCGCTTCCGAGCCCAGCAGGACGCGGTGTCGGTCGCGATCAACCGCAAGGGGATGGGCCCGGCGCCGCGGCCACGTTTCCTCGGCGCCCCGCCGACCGCGATGGCCAAGTTCGCCAACCGCTTCACGCTGCTCACCGGCGCCCGGTTCGGGTGGGTCCCGCTGATCGACGTCGACTGGCCGCGGCGGGTCGCCGCGCTCGACGCCGCCGCCGCGGCGGCCGGTGCCGGGTTGCCGGTCCCGGTGATGGTGGAGGGCTCCGGCGACCGCGCCGTGCTGCTGGCCATCTGGGCGCCGGACCAGTCCGGTGCGCTGCGCTGCTACGACCCGGCAGCGGGCCTGGTGGTCGACGTCGCCCGGCCGGACCTCGACGCCGGGCGGGTCGGCATAGCCGGGATGCACCGACTCGAGGGCATCCTGCTCCCGGAGCTGACGCTCACCTGAGGCAGCACGCCGATCATCGATGAGCGGAATGGGCACTGTCATACGCGGGGAGGGCACTGTCATACCCGGGCGGCGGCTTCTCAGCGGGCGGCGTTGTACTGCTCGATCACCGAACTGGGCACCCGCCCGCGTTCGCTGACCGGGAGCCCGTGGCGGCGTGCCCAGTCCCGGATCGCGGCCATCTGCGCCGGGTCCACCCGGGTCGCGGCGCCCTTGTTGGGCCCAGCCGCCCGGCGCCGCACACCGCTGACCCGACGCCCCGCGGCGCGGTAGCGCTCGAAGATCGTGCGCAGCGCGGCGGCGTTGCGGGCCGACAGGTCGATCTCGTACTCGACCCCGTCGAGCCCGAACGAGATGGTCTCGGTCGCGGGACTGCCGTCGATGTCGTCGTGTGCAGCGACGACGATCCGTCTGGCCATGGGCGAAATCCTCCAGCGGAACCGGCTCAGGCCGGGGAGACCGGGTCGAGGCGGTAGCCGTGGCCCCGCAGCGTGGTGATGCCCGGCACCCGGGCGGGCGGGTCGGTTCGTGCCGCCGCCGCGTCGAGCCGCCGCCGGACCGCGGCGATGTGGACGTCGAGGGTCTTCGTCGAGCCGAACCAGTTCTCGTCCCACACGTCGGCCATCAGCACCTCGCGGGACAGTGCATGGCCGGCGGCCCGGGCCAGCCGGGCCAGCAGGTCGAACTCCTTGGCTCGCAGGTCGACCTCCAGGCCGCCCACCGAGCAGCGGCGCGCCGACGGGTCGAGCACCAGGTCGCCGTCGATGAAAACGTCGACCGGGGTGGTCGTGTCGGCCGACAGCCGCCGCAGGTGGGCGCGGACCCGGGCGGTCAGTTCGGTCATTCCGAACGGCTTGGTGATGTAGTCGTCGGCGCCGGCCTCAAGGCCGACCACGACATCCATCTCCTCGCGGCGTGCGGTCAGCATCACGATCACGCAGCTCGGCAGCTGGACCCGCAGGTCGCGGCAGACCTCGACGCCGTCGCGGTCGGGCAGGCCCAGGTCGAGCAGCACCAGGTCGAACGGGGACCGGCCGGCCTCGATCAACGCGCTGCCGCCGGTGCGCTGCCACATCACCTGGTGCCCGTTGGCACGCAGGGCGGCCTCGACGCGTCGGCCGATCGCCTCGTCGTCCTCCACCAGCAGCAGTCGAGCCACGTCCGGATCTTAGGACCCAGGAGCTCGCCGACCGGAGAAAGTCGATCCGGGTGTTTCCGGCGAGGAGGAACCGGGGTAGGCACTTCTGGGTGTCTTCGAGTGCCTTGACCAGGCGGTCGCAGCCGATCGAGCCACTCGGCGAGGCGGCGGCGACACGTTCGGCCGTACGTCGTTGCCAGATTGTTTCCAGGTGTGACCGATGTCCCACCCACCGCCCGGCGACGCGGCGCGGTACGGTTTCCCGAGGCCGCAACGGGCCGACAGGTGCCCGTTGCCCCTGAAGCAACCGCTCCGGCGACGTCTACCACCCCGAGGTACCCCGTCATGGTCGATAGCGCTGTGCCGGCCGCCCCCACGGTGAGCCGACCGGTAGCGCTTGTCGCCTCGCTGGTTGCAGTCTCGGTCGGCGTGGTGGCCTGGGCGCACCGCGACGCCATCACCGTGGCCGTGAACGGGGTGCGCGGCGCCGACCGCGAATGGCTCGGCCTGGCCTCGCTCGCCGTGGTCGCCCTGTGGATCTCGGGCTCGATCACCCAGCTGGGTTCGCTGCGCACCACGCCGCCGATCGGCCGGCTGTTCCTGGTCCAGGTGGCGGCCTCGTTCATGAACAACCTGCTGCCGGCCGGGGTCGGGGGCATGGCGGTCAACGTCCGCTTCCTGCGCCGGTGCGGTGTGAACACGCGGACGGGCATGGCCGCCGTCGGCCTCAACTCGTTCGCGGGGCTGGTCGCTCACCTTGTGCTCCTGCTCGCGGTGGTGGTCTCGCTGCCCGGGCGCTTCCACATGATCTGGCAGACGCTGTCCGCCCAGGTGCACGACGCCCTGCATGAGGTGATCCCGGGGCGGGGTCACGTCGCGCTCGCCACCGGCGGCCTGGTCATGGCAGGCGCCTTGTTCGTGCGGGCCCGGCGGCGGCGGGCGGCCGCCCGCGCCGCCGTCGAGCCGGCGCAGCGGCGGACGATCCGCAACGAGGTCGCCGAGCTGCGCGACGTCATGCGCAACCCGGGGCGGGCCGCGGCGCTGTGGCTCGGCGCGCTGGCCACGCCGGTGCTGCACGGCCTGGTCATCTACGCGGCGCTGCGCAGCCTCGATGTCCACCTCAGCCCCGTCACCGCCGTCGCGGTCTACGTGACGGTGTCCGGACTCGCCGCGTTGGTCCCGGCGCCGGGCGGGCTCGGTACGTTCGACGTGCTGCTGACCGGTGGGTTGGTCGCGGTCGGTGCCCCCGGTGCGGGTGCGGTCGGTGCGGTCGTCGCGTACCGGTTGCTGACGGTCTGGCTCCCGCTGGTGCCCGCGGGTTGCGTGTTCGCGGTGCTCATGCGCCGCGCGATCATCTGACGCTCCCGCGCACCGAACAGCGCCCAGCCGACCAGCGTCAGGAATACCCCGGCCAGCACGTCCAGCACGTAGTGGTTGGCCGTCGACACCACCGCGCTCGCGGTCACCACCGGGTGCAGCGTCGCCGCGATCCGCAGCCATTTGAACCGGTCCAGCTCCTGGGTCATGGCCCAGACGGAGAAAGCCACCCAGGTCGCCCAGGCCAGGTGCAGCGAGGGCATGGCCGCGTACTGATCGGGCTCCGGGAGGGCGGCGCTGCCGCCGCCCAGGGCCAGCGGGATCGTGTCGATGAAGCCCGCGCCGGGCAGTAGCCGCGGCGGGGCGACCGGGTACACCGCGAACACGATCAGGCCGACGACGTTGGTCGCCGCCAGGGTGTTCCGGGCCCGGCGGTACATCTTCGGGGCGAACAGGTAGCAGGCCACCAGGACGGCCATCGCGGTGGCGATGTGCGCCAACTGGTAGTACCAGGACTCCACCCAGCGAATCGCGTGATGCTGCTCGAGGCGGTCGTTGGCCCAGTGCTCCCAGTCCAGGCGCAGCCGCTGCTCGAGGTGGAACACGTCGAAGCCGTGGTCGAACGCCTCGTCACGCCGCGGCGCGGCCTGCGAGCGGACCCAGTCGTAGAAGACCAGCAGCAGCAGGACGACGCCCAGCTCGCCGACGACGTGCGGCCGCTTCCGTCCTGCCGCGTTGGCGCGCAACCGACCCACAGCATTACTGACTGTCACCAAGTGCGCACTCCGGTAGGCACACATGCAGGTCTGAAGGCTCTGTTCATTGCCTACCTACGTGCGCATTGGCGAACGCCGCTTGCGTCATCGGGGCCTCAGGACACGGCCTCGAGCGCGGTGAGCGGGGTCACCGCCCCGGCCAACCGGTAAAGATCGGCCGTCCGCTCGAGTACGGAGTCCCAGTCGGAGGCCGGTGCGACGCTCCGGTTGTGCGCGGCGATGCGGGCCCGGGCGATGGAGTCGGAGGCCAACGTGACCAGGGCTGCGGCCATCGCCGAGTCGTCGTCGGCCAGCAGGCCCTCCTGGCCGTGCCGGATGAACTCACTGGTCCCGGACTCGGCGCGGGCGATCACCGGGACGCCCGCACAGCGGGCCTCCAGCGCGGCGATCCCGAACGACTCCAGGATCGCCGGTGCCAGGAAGACGTCGGCCCGGGCCAGCGCGGTGCGGACGTCGGCGCGCGGCCGGCGGCCGGCCAGCACGACGTCCTCGCCCAGGTCGTTCTTGTCCAGGAACTTCTGCATCGAGCCGCGCCGCGGGCCGTCGCCGATGATCATCGTGCGCAGCCGGATGTGCTCGGGAAGGTGCTCCCGGGCCTCCTTGAGCACTTTCAGCAGCGGCAGGCCGCGCTTGCGACCGGTCAGTCGCATGACGGCCACCGCGACCACGTCGTCCGGGTCGCGGGGCACCGGCCGCACGCGCCAGTCGGAGACGTCGACCCCGTTCGGCAGCACGTGGACCTGGGCGTCCGGGCCCATGATCCGGCGCATCGGGCGGGCCGCGACGTCGCTGACGGCGGTCCACACCGCCGGCCAGTGCTGGAAACGCGACACCGGCTGGATCAGCCGCGCGCCCGCCTCGGCCGGGCCGAGGATCGAGTGCATGGTGAAGACCGTGGGCCGCTCGTCGGCCAGGGCGGCGGCGGCGAAGGCCAGCGGCGACCAGGGCGCCCCGTGCACGTGGACGACGTCGAATCGGCCGGAGCGCAGGGCGGCCCGCAGCGCCCTGCGCACCGCGGGCATGTGGCCGGGCATCTTCCCGGCGTCGGCGAGGCGGTGCACCCGCACGTCGGTGGTGAACTCGCGCTCCCTCGGTACCGCGCCGCCGGGCGTCGAAGTGATCACACTGACCTCGTGGCCCGCGGCGGCCTGCCTGTGGGAGAGGTCGCGGACCTGCAGTTCGATCCCGCCGCAGCGCGGCAGGTAGAAATCGGTGACATGCGCAATGCGCAACGGAGGGCGGGAAGTGCCGTACACCTTGGTGTCGTTCCACGCGCATCCGGATGACGAGGCGCTGCTCACGGGAGGCACCCTAGCCCGCGTCTCGGCAGAGGGTCATCGTGTCGTCCTAGTCGTCG from Sporichthyaceae bacterium includes these protein-coding regions:
- a CDS encoding Lsr2 family protein → MARRIVVAAHDDIDGSPATETISFGLDGVEYEIDLSARNAAALRTIFERYRAAGRRVSGVRRRAAGPNKGAATRVDPAQMAAIRDWARRHGLPVSERGRVPSSVIEQYNAAR
- a CDS encoding response regulator transcription factor; this translates as MARLLLVEDDEAIGRRVEAALRANGHQVMWQRTGGSALIEAGRSPFDLVLLDLGLPDRDGVEVCRDLRVQLPSCVIVMLTARREEMDVVVGLEAGADDYITKPFGMTELTARVRAHLRRLSADTTTPVDVFIDGDLVLDPSARRCSVGGLEVDLRAKEFDLLARLARAAGHALSREVLMADVWDENWFGSTKTLDVHIAAVRRRLDAAAARTDPPARVPGITTLRGHGYRLDPVSPA
- a CDS encoding lysylphosphatidylglycerol synthase transmembrane domain-containing protein is translated as MVDSAVPAAPTVSRPVALVASLVAVSVGVVAWAHRDAITVAVNGVRGADREWLGLASLAVVALWISGSITQLGSLRTTPPIGRLFLVQVAASFMNNLLPAGVGGMAVNVRFLRRCGVNTRTGMAAVGLNSFAGLVAHLVLLLAVVVSLPGRFHMIWQTLSAQVHDALHEVIPGRGHVALATGGLVMAGALFVRARRRRAAARAAVEPAQRRTIRNEVAELRDVMRNPGRAAALWLGALATPVLHGLVIYAALRSLDVHLSPVTAVAVYVTVSGLAALVPAPGGLGTFDVLLTGGLVAVGAPGAGAVGAVVAYRLLTVWLPLVPAGCVFAVLMRRAII
- a CDS encoding glycosyltransferase family 4 protein; translated protein: MSSASSSGCAWNDTKVYGTSRPPLRIAHVTDFYLPRCGGIELQVRDLSHRQAAAGHEVSVITSTPGGAVPREREFTTDVRVHRLADAGKMPGHMPAVRRALRAALRSGRFDVVHVHGAPWSPLAFAAAALADERPTVFTMHSILGPAEAGARLIQPVSRFQHWPAVWTAVSDVAARPMRRIMGPDAQVHVLPNGVDVSDWRVRPVPRDPDDVVAVAVMRLTGRKRGLPLLKVLKEAREHLPEHIRLRTMIIGDGPRRGSMQKFLDKNDLGEDVVLAGRRPRADVRTALARADVFLAPAILESFGIAALEARCAGVPVIARAESGTSEFIRHGQEGLLADDDSAMAAALVTLASDSIARARIAAHNRSVAPASDWDSVLERTADLYRLAGAVTPLTALEAVS